A single region of the Mycobacterium lentiflavum genome encodes:
- a CDS encoding NAD(P)H-dependent amine dehydrogenase family protein, with the protein MPNNYRVVQWNTGNVGKSSLKSIADNPILELVGCFAWSPDKVGKDAGELVGIPALGVAATNDIDALLACKPDCVVYNPMWINVDELVAILSAGVNVVTTASFITGHNLGDGRDRILAAAEKGGSTIFGSGVSPGFAELLAIVSAMVCNRVDKVTVNEAADTTFYDSPETEKPVGFGQPIDHPDLPAMAAKGTAIFGEAVRLVADALGVELDEIKCVAEFAQTTADLEMASWTIPAGHVAGTYISWQGIVNGKTLIDLNVRWRKGQTLEPDWKIEQDGWVIQIDGQPTVTTKVGFLPPPYFEATTLEEFMDLGHIMTAVPAINAIPAVVAAAPGIATYADLPLTLPRGFAKI; encoded by the coding sequence AGTGGAACACCGGAAACGTGGGCAAAAGCTCGCTCAAGTCGATCGCGGACAACCCGATCCTGGAGCTGGTCGGGTGCTTCGCCTGGTCTCCGGACAAGGTGGGCAAGGACGCCGGCGAATTGGTCGGCATCCCTGCGCTCGGGGTCGCGGCGACCAATGACATCGACGCGCTGCTCGCGTGCAAACCGGACTGCGTGGTCTACAACCCCATGTGGATCAACGTCGACGAGCTGGTCGCAATCCTGTCCGCCGGCGTCAACGTGGTGACCACGGCGTCCTTCATCACCGGCCACAACCTGGGCGATGGCCGCGACCGGATCCTCGCGGCCGCCGAGAAGGGTGGCTCGACGATCTTCGGGTCCGGCGTGAGCCCGGGCTTCGCCGAGCTGCTGGCCATTGTCTCGGCGATGGTGTGCAACCGTGTCGACAAGGTCACCGTCAACGAAGCCGCCGACACGACCTTCTACGACTCCCCGGAGACCGAGAAGCCGGTGGGCTTCGGGCAGCCGATCGACCACCCGGACCTGCCGGCGATGGCCGCCAAGGGCACCGCCATCTTCGGCGAGGCCGTCCGGCTGGTTGCCGACGCGCTCGGTGTCGAGCTCGACGAGATCAAGTGCGTGGCCGAGTTCGCCCAAACCACCGCCGACCTCGAGATGGCGTCGTGGACCATCCCGGCCGGACACGTCGCGGGCACCTACATCAGCTGGCAGGGCATCGTGAACGGCAAGACCCTGATCGACCTGAACGTCCGGTGGCGCAAGGGGCAGACGCTGGAACCCGACTGGAAGATCGAGCAGGACGGCTGGGTGATCCAGATCGACGGTCAGCCGACGGTGACGACCAAGGTCGGCTTCCTGCCGCCGCCGTACTTCGAGGCGACCACGCTGGAGGAATTCATGGACCTCGGCCACATCATGACCGCGGTGCCCGCGATCAACGCGATTCCAGCCGTGGTCGCCGCGGCACCCGGCATCGCCACTTACGCCGATCTTCCGCTGACGCTGCCGCGCGGTTTCGCGAAGATCTAA